The genomic DNA AGAAGAGCACTACTTCCACTAATTACATTTCATCACCCCActaaatcaaatattaattttgagTCAGAAATGGGGATCCAGCGACGAAGCGGGCGATGGACGTGGAGCGGTCGTCGCTGTGCAACTGTGTGGTGAACTTCCTGCTGCAGGAGAACTACTTGCTCACCGCGTTCGAGCTCCTTCACGAGCTGCTCGAGACCGACGACACGACTAGGCCATCCGCCTTTgtgactgatcctgtctgagatcgCGGACCCTTCTCTCTTCCCTCCGGATCAGATCTCTCGCTTCAATGCCCTCCGAGGTTTGATCCTCCTATCACCTCGGGATCGATTGTTTTTTAAATGTGTGCAATTGTGTGACAAACTCGTTGATTATTAGGGCTATTACTAGGGTGATATAGTAATTCTAATAATTAATTAGTCAGTTGTTTTGATCTTTCCAGCAAGAGATCTGAATGAAGTTTCCAGCATATGAAGAAAAAAATCTTTTGGGGTTCAAGCTTGCATGCCCGATTACGAGCTTTACAATGTCATTACTTTCTCTGATTTTTGGAATCCATTAGCTGGACCTCTTCATTCCTGTTTCAGTAGTTCGTTGGTTTAAATATTCTAGACCATCCTAAACATTCTTGGTCTAGGGAAGAATTTTAACTAGAAATAAGTTTAGTCTCACTTGACTCCCATAAAGATTTAGATGCATATTTCTACCCCTGAAAAGTTTACAGATCCTATAAAAATTCATTGGCTTAATTCAATCACAGTTTGAAATTGTTCCTACATTCAAGTTGTTGCTAAACTATTTGCCAAGAATTTCTCTTTGTTGTTACTTTGTACAAACAAAATTAGAGGTAGACAGAATCTCTTCACCTCTGCAATCAATATGATGGAAATTAGAATGAACAACTACTATCTCTTCACCTCTGCAATCAAAATGATGGAAATTGGAAAGAACAACAACTATCTTTCCCATATAATTCTCTAATCTGAATGGACTATCTTATACTGTTGACTGTTATGGGTGCTAAAGGGAATATATATCTCCCTATTACTAACTTGGCATATGATAAACAATTATTTGTGCGACTCTTTTACAACATTATGAGGTCAACAACCATTTAAACAATATTTGTTTTCCAATATCATCTCACCACACAAAACAGAATTAAGAAATTACTTTGATCATAGATTACATTCAAGCCAAATGTTGTACATGCTTGATTTTGTTTTATTGTTCAGAATACTGtgggaaaaaaaaacaatattaCATCATTTAATAATCTTCAAATGTCACTTTAATTGAATTCTGGTTTTGGTGGCATTTGCAGGTCCATGATGCTTCCTTCCAACATGTTGATAACCATGCTAATTGAAGGTCTATTTTCTGACTTTATCTGTATGCACCATAACCCCACTATTATCATCTTTTTTGCAATTTCTTTAGTCTTAGGATTAGCATCAGTCTCAGGACTAACAAGACTGGCATCATAGTACTTATCAAAATTGTCATAAACCCAGTCTGGAAAATAAATTTCACTGCTGTGGTCTGCCATTGATTTGAAGTTCTTTCTCCCTCCAACCATTTCTAATATCATCATTCCGTAGCTATAAACATCCGACTTACTGGATATCACTCCAAAGCTTCTAGAGAAGAGTTCTGGAGCGATATACCCTGGAGTTCCCCTCATAGCCATAGTTGAGATAATACTATCCTTTCGTAGGCACATCTTGGCCAATCCAAAATCTGAAATTTTGGGATGAAAATCTTGGTCCAATAAGATATTATGGGGCTTTATATCAAAGTGAACGATGCGGGTGTTGCATCCTCTATGCAAGTACTCTAGACCTTGTGCTATGCCTTTCGCAATATTATATAACTTCTCCCAGCTTAGTTGGGTATTTTTCATATCTGATTTGTTGCTAAAGATGAACTTCTCCAGGGATCCATTCTGCATGAACTCGTAAACCAGAGCTCTCTTTGATCCCTTTAAGCAAAATCCAAGAAGACTAACAATGTTGACATGGGAGGTCTGACTGATGCTCGCTACCTCGTTGATGAACTCTTGTCCATCGCCTTTGGATTCACTCAGGAGTTTCACAGCAACCAAATGGCCATCTTCGAGTGAACCTTTGAATACAGAACCATAACCTCCTTTCCCAAGCATGTCACTGAAGGAATTTGTCATTCTTTTTATTTCTGAATATGTGTATCTCTTTGGAGTTGACTCATACTGAAGTACTATGGCTTCGATAGCTTGGTTTTCTTTCTCACCTTGCTTTCTAAATCGTAGAAGCCAAATTGAGAGAAAACTTGAAAGGGCAACCATTATACCTGCAGCTGCCATGCTCATCATGATTATTGAAAATGAAATAATgtgcataattttatataattgtaTACTGATTGATCTCtgttaaataataataatgaatattaTGTTTATATAATAAagttttataatatattttagtatattatttcatatttcaaaatttaatgtttaaatattttatgaccagaaattaaacttaaaactatgttatgatatggtaaattatatatatatatatttttttaaaaaatctatttagaaaattaaatattacttaTATAGAATATAATTGATAccaataaagaaataaagaatatTAAATCATTAAATAGGAAAATAAAGCAGTGCCAATGTATTCAAACTGTTTGAATATTAATAACAATCAATCAAaagatatttatatttaaaaatattatcattATATTATTCAAACACTATACATTGTAAAATTATTCTGTAAAAcaatttttatgttttgattACCAAATACTAAATGACAACTTAAAGCATATTTTGTAAATCATCTTTTGACTTGTAATTAAGTTCTAAATTATGTTAACAAAGTGCATTTTAGTATaaagtattatttttttcaaatgtaAATTTAATCCTAAACTTAATCGAAGATGGTGAAAACAAGTGTTAGAAATTACCTACAACAACTCCAATTATCAATACTTTATTAGGCTTCCTCCCACCACCTGCGCCATATACAAATAATTTCCTTTATAAACCAACAATTTATCACAAGAAAATGCAGTCTTTGACCCATTAACTTTTATTTATTCCTTAATTGaatcattgtttaattttttatatcttgTGTGCACACATCATTATAATCTAATGTTAACATTACATATATATGTTATAGGAGATGGATGTTCTCTAAGATTCAGTTCTTGTTTAATCTTCCACATCAGGGTTTAAATTCTCtcttatattataaattttaatttgattcttCACACATGCATTGAATTAAAATGAGAATGACATGCATTGAATTATATATACTAAAACCTCAAGAATGTTAAGATTCAATTTGGTAGTAGTACGTGCAATTGAAAGCAGAAATGAAAAAACATAAGATTAGGGAAAGTGTGTACCTTGGTAGTCAATTTTCCCGTCAAATCGAAAACAGGCGGGAGCGAGGTCATAGTTCGTTTTATTATACCCACAAAGGCCACCTGAGCTCTGGCAGTTAGCACAATTTCCGTTGGTGTCGTATGACCAATTTAGTTGGAATCCCAGCCGCAATACTGATGCATAATCTCTTCCAAGCTGACCCGGATCTGCTAGATTTGATCGCAGGACCGGCAAAACGAGTATTTCATCGCAGTTCTCAGGAACGTATTCCATATTTTCTCCAAAAACATAATTTTTGCCGGGATTAGCGCAAGAAATAGAGTTGTTTTGTGATTCGCCGTCGTCGCagttgaagaagaaggtgataTTGACGTCGTTGTTAGTGTAGGACAAAGATACGTTGGAAGACAAGGTGACGTTATGCAAGCCTCTGGGACAATGATCTGATCCGCGGTTGAAGATTTCGGCATCTGCAAGGGAGATTACTCTGGTTTTGTAGTCGATGCCTAAGACAGTGTAGTCGTAGTCCCCGAGTCGGAGGATTGGGAGGGAGTCAGGCTCGCAGGTCACGTTGAAGCCTCGGTAGCCGCAGTAGGGATTGTTGTTCTGGAGAAAATCAGATGATTTCCAGAAGGGGTAGGAGATGTTGACCCCGCCGCAGTTCGCCGGCGTGGAGTTTGGGCAGGTGTACTCGCTGCGAGAGGGGACAGAGAAGAGCacgaggaggaagagcaagaaaagAGGAAAAGATACGGCTTCGCCCAACATTTTGGGAATACTTTGCCGAGGAAGGAATTGCTGATCACCAGTTGTCGCAAAAGGTTCATGATTTGCACAGGAAATTACCCAGGCGTGTCATTCGGGACGGACGACGACTTGTGAAGTTGCCTAGTTGGACTTAGACTCGCGAGTGATGACAACAACAAGGTGGGGTCGGGAGGCTTGGAAATATCTTGGAAACGACATGTGTATTGACTTTGACTAATCCAAAGAGTCTGCCACAATAATAATTT from Zingiber officinale cultivar Zhangliang chromosome 4A, Zo_v1.1, whole genome shotgun sequence includes the following:
- the LOC121969439 gene encoding LEAF RUST 10 DISEASE-RESISTANCE LOCUS RECEPTOR-LIKE PROTEIN KINASE-like 2.5 isoform X2 produces the protein MLGEAVSFPLFLLFLLVLFSVPSRSEYTCPNSTPANCGGVNISYPFWKSSDFLQNNNPYCGYRGFNVTCEPDSLPILRLGDYDYTVLGIDYKTRVISLADAEIFNRGSDHCPRGLHNVTLSSNVSLSYTNNDVNITFFFNCDDGESQNNSISCANPGKNYVFGENMEYVPENCDEILVLPVLRSNLADPGQLGRDYASVLRLGFQLNWSYDTNGNCANCQSSGGLCGYNKTNYDLAPACFRFDGKIDYQGGGRKPNKVLIIGVVVGIMVALSSFLSIWLLRFRKQGEKENQAIEAIVLQYESTPKRYTYSEIKRMTNSFSDMLGKGGYGSVFKGSLEDGHLVAVKLLSESKGDGQEFINEVASISQTSHVNIVSLLGFCLKGSKRALVYEFMQNGSLEKFIFSNKSDMKNTQLSWEKLYNIAKGIAQGLEYLHRGCNTRIVHFDIKPHNILLDQDFHPKISDFGLAKMCLRKDSIISTMAMRGTPGYIAPELFSRSFGVISSKSDVYSYGMMILEMVGGRKNFKSMADHSSEIYFPDWVYDNFDKYYDASLVSPETDANPKTKEIAKKMIIVGLWCIQIKSENRPSISMVINMLEGSIMDLQMPPKPEFN
- the LOC121969439 gene encoding LEAF RUST 10 DISEASE-RESISTANCE LOCUS RECEPTOR-LIKE PROTEIN KINASE-like 2.3 isoform X1, whose translation is MLGEAVSFPLFLLFLLVLFSVPSRSEYTCPNSTPANCGGVNISYPFWKSSDFLQNNNPYCGYRGFNVTCEPDSLPILRLGDYDYTVLGIDYKTRVISLADAEIFNRGSDHCPRGLHNVTLSSNVSLSYTNNDVNITFFFNCDDGESQNNSISCANPGKNYVFGENMEYVPENCDEILVLPVLRSNLADPGQLGRDYASVLRLGFQLNWSYDTNGNCANCQSSGGLCGYNKTNYDLAPACFRFDGKIDYQGGGRKPNKVLIIGVVVAAGIMVALSSFLSIWLLRFRKQGEKENQAIEAIVLQYESTPKRYTYSEIKRMTNSFSDMLGKGGYGSVFKGSLEDGHLVAVKLLSESKGDGQEFINEVASISQTSHVNIVSLLGFCLKGSKRALVYEFMQNGSLEKFIFSNKSDMKNTQLSWEKLYNIAKGIAQGLEYLHRGCNTRIVHFDIKPHNILLDQDFHPKISDFGLAKMCLRKDSIISTMAMRGTPGYIAPELFSRSFGVISSKSDVYSYGMMILEMVGGRKNFKSMADHSSEIYFPDWVYDNFDKYYDASLVSPETDANPKTKEIAKKMIIVGLWCIQIKSENRPSISMVINMLEGSIMDLQMPPKPEFN
- the LOC121969439 gene encoding LEAF RUST 10 DISEASE-RESISTANCE LOCUS RECEPTOR-LIKE PROTEIN KINASE-like 2.1 isoform X3; translation: MLGEAVSFPLFLLFLLVLFSVPSRSEYTCPNSTPANCGGVNISYPFWKSSDFLQNNNPYCGYRGFNVTCEPDSLPILRLGDYDYTVLGIDYKTRVISLADAEIFNRGSDHCPRGLHNVTLSSNVSLSYTNNDVNITFFFNCDDGESQNNSISCANPGKNYVFGENMEYVPENCDEILVLPVLRSNLADPGQLGRDYASVLRLGFQLNWSYDTNGNCANCQSSGGLCGYNKTNYDLAPACFRFDGKIDYQAAGIMVALSSFLSIWLLRFRKQGEKENQAIEAIVLQYESTPKRYTYSEIKRMTNSFSDMLGKGGYGSVFKGSLEDGHLVAVKLLSESKGDGQEFINEVASISQTSHVNIVSLLGFCLKGSKRALVYEFMQNGSLEKFIFSNKSDMKNTQLSWEKLYNIAKGIAQGLEYLHRGCNTRIVHFDIKPHNILLDQDFHPKISDFGLAKMCLRKDSIISTMAMRGTPGYIAPELFSRSFGVISSKSDVYSYGMMILEMVGGRKNFKSMADHSSEIYFPDWVYDNFDKYYDASLVSPETDANPKTKEIAKKMIIVGLWCIQIKSENRPSISMVINMLEGSIMDLQMPPKPEFN